The window AAGCCACCTCCTCTCTCACATCAAATCGTCGATCGCTGCCACCATGTCGCTTATTCGTTTCATTGTTGCAGCTTATTCTTGTCCTTGTTCCCGAAGACTGTAAAAACCCGTTTTGCTTGGTCACAAGTGCGTAGGTTTTCTATTCTCACCCGAGTCACCCTACACTAGAAGAAGTTTATTATCTGTGCTGCGATGACTTCAAGTGGCACGAGCGCCGCGATAAGAAGGAAGTGTTGATTACATTTATCTGCACTCAGAATAACTTGAATGTTGACAACATAAGACGGTGTTTATTAGTGTTCGAGTGGGTCCGCACCGGGATGTATTTGGACAGCGTATTAAGTGTATTGCGTATCTGATGTCACTTTCTTCCCTCTCTTTTCAGGTGTTAGTTGAGCCAAGTGCTTCCTAGTGCAAACAAGCTACACAGCTGGACGGATATAACGAGGAACGCTACCAAATTGCTTCTCCTGGACTTTGATTTCAGAAAGTTATTCCTACACCTTCTTGGACACGACTGCTTCTGTGAAGggaaataagttttttttttccccacacactattacttaatttttttgctgatattcatattttttgggCGCGCTGATTGAAGACATCCCACCAAACCGGTTAAATGGGCTCTCAAGAACGACAAGAGCGTCATTTTACAAGCGTTGGACTGCATTCTCTTTTCCCATCAGACGTAAAGAACTTATGGCACAAATAGTTTAAAGTGATTATTGTTGAAGCTGTTGAAGTTTTCTGCCCCATTTTTCTCGCTGGTCAATGGAATTCTCAAGTTTGATGATGTTGGAACTGAATCACGTAGCAGTCCAAGCAACTGTGAGGTCTCCAGTAAGTCCGCAATGAGTCACAAAGCTTGACACAGGTACTGAACTCGAAATAGGAGTCATTGTATCTGCATAAGTTTGACTCGACGGCAGCCAAAGCACAGGACACACCCAATTTCACCCACGCTCGCCCAGTGGTGTCATGACAGCGCCAAAGGTTTCTTGTGCGAGAgactgaggaggaggagacaaGGGAGGAGATGTCAGAGTACCTGACAGAATGCAAAGCGCTGGTGACTCCGTCCACGCACAACGGCCACCGCGTCTTCAGCTACACGCTCGAGAGCCACACGGCCGCCGCCTTCGCCATCATGAACGAGCTGCGTCTGGGGCGCCAGCTGTGCGACGTGACGCTGCGCGTGCGCTACCGGGACCTGGAGGCCGTGGACTTCGTGGCGCACAAGGTGGTGCTGGCGTCGTCGTCGCCCGTCTTCAGGGCCATGTTCACCAACGGCCTGAAGGAATGCGGCATGGAGCTGGTGCCCATCGAGGGCATCCACCCCAAGGTGAGACACCGCCaccctaactcattcactgccattgacggctatagacgtcaaaaattcatttgaactatttctattagttaaacatttttttccacttttgttaactagagtatgaaaacttagaaaacttttttttgtacatttagaacagatataacatttgtgattaatcgtgagtttttaattccgattaaaaaatgtaatcacctgacacccctaatttttaataatcttttattttttttaaataaaataattgtaattattttttccaatttttaataatcttttgttttgtttttaagaaaagagtattaaaaatgaggggcgtcaggcgatgaccatttttaatcgtaattaatcgcatgacttcactagttaactcacgattaatcacaaattttatatctgttctaatacaataaaaaaatgtaggttttcatactcttgttaacaaaagtgggaaaaattttaaactaataggaatagttaaaattatttttggacgtctataaccgtaatggcagtgaatgagttaattggctTGATGTTTGATTTGACGCGTGACATGTTGGATGGTGAGGTCACATTGATGATAATtcatttttctgaaaatggatggatggatttgtggTTTATCAGGATCTGACTTTTGACAATGAACAATATTAAATTCTTGTTTTATAAAAGCAGCAGTCCCCAAACTTTTTAATGCCACTACTGTTTTTATGCGAAGATCTGTTTTGATGGACTGGCCgagaaacaaaaaccaaaacacattataaattccttccttcctgcccaCCACTTTAAACAATGGTTAACTTCTTTTTGCATTTGTGTAACAGTGTTAAAAGGTTACTGACAACACCAcatgtacagttaaaaaaaaggttttatgatggtgaCAGCTCAACTCTGTTATCACGAGTGCCATGtggtgaaatgaaatgaaaagcacACACATTGTTTACCAAATGGTTAATATTGTGATGCTCAGTCTCATGGGATTTGCCATTATTGTTTGAAATCCACCATTGTGTTTGATttatattttgtgattttttttttttgaacaaacaCAAATGACTTACAGTTAGGGAACggcggcgccgatattcagcattttgacaaatatcaaccattttgaagaatcatacggccgataatTGATCCATTTAAAAATTGTTAACTTAGGGAAGTAATTATTTAgattttcagagatgctgctgaccctgggaactctctgcaccttctgtttttgtttgaaataaacACTACGATAAGTGATATTTTAacacttcagatattttgaaattgtggagaactttatttactgtagaaaacaatagggagctattttaacttttgaagacacactactgcccctgggagagccctgaactttttgttagatatatttttgtattaaaaaaaacagaacatagaaaaaaaacagactggtaatacaatgtgttttgttttgttttttaaacattttttaaacaaagatgcATATTGActaagatatatattttttagctaCAATATTTTATGGAACCTAAAAGTTATtcaaacatatgcttaaaatttaaaaaaaaattaagagtgtagtttttttcaaattttaatgcCAACATTTttagtgaaaattaatattattgacTTTCAATGACTACTATTAATCAATATCTGTAtctgccctgaaaaaaaaacccatatggGTCTATCTCTACTTAACAGTGATGATTGCCTTTTAATAATCCGCCACGTTGTGTCTTTCCGCTTGCCCAGGTGATGAACCGACTGATCGAGTTTGCCTACACAGCCAGTATCTCTGTCGGCGAGAAGTGCGTGATCCACATCATGAACGGCGCCGTCATGTACCAGATAGATAGCGTGGTCAAGGCCTGCTGTGACTTCCTGGTGCAGCAACTCGACCCCAGCAACGCCATCGGCATCGCCAGTTTTGCCGAGCAGATCGGCTGCACGGAGCTCCACCAGAAGGCTCGGGAATACATCTACATGAACTTCAGCCAGGTACGCGCCTCAGacaaatattttgattttgaatttgCTGAATGAGTCCAAAGTCGGTTACATCGTGCTCTTTTCCCAGGTGGCGACCCAGGAGGAGTTTTTCAACTTGTCCCACTGCCAGCTGGTGACCCTCATCAGCCGCGACGAGCTTAACGTGCGCTGCGAGTCCGAAGTCTTCCGGGCGTGCGAGGCCTGGGTGCGCTACGACCGAGAGAACCGGCGGCCGTACGTCCAGGCCTTGCTCCACGCCGTCCGCTGCCATTCCCTCACCCCCAACTTCCTGCAGGCGCAGCTCCAGTCTCTAGACTGGGCCCCCCAGTGTAAGGACTACCTTGCGCAAATCTTCCAGGACCTCACCCTGCACAAGCCCACCAAAGTCAATTCTTGCCGAACACCCAAGGTGCCGCAGCTCATCTACACGGCCGGGGGCTACTTCCAGCAGTCCCTCAGCTACCTGGAGGCGTATAATCCCGGCACGGGGTCCTGGATCAGGCTAGCGGACCTGCAGGTGCCTCGCAGTGGCCTGGCGGCCTGCGTCATCAGCGGGCTTTTCTACGCCGTGGGCGGGAGAAACAACGCCCCCGACGGCAACATGGACTCAAATTCACTGGATTGCTACAACCCCATGAACAACTGCTGGTTGCCATGCGCGCCCATGAGCGTGTCCAGAAACCGAATCGGCGTGGGAGTCATCGACTGCATGATATATGCGGTGGGTGGATCGCACGGGTGCATTCACCACAACAGTGTGGAAAGGTGAGTGAACGGTGCTCATATAGTCGTATAGTATCAAAACACAGGGAAAGTCACTTCCACTCCCAAGAAAACCAATATAAATCGATGTTGGCAGGACTACTGGGGGGGTCTCGAGCACACTTGTTTCTCCGTTTTTCACATCACAGTTTACGAGTCTGAATTTGGATTATGCgcctcatcaaaacacattgaatatCAAAACTGCGAATcgcagattttttcttttttcttcttttttttccccgagagAGCTCCGTATTGCTCATTcggtaatttaattaattaatttatttttattttattttgtatgtgggtgagaatggcAAATTTCTAAGACTGAGCGTCGACTGGCTAGCCAGTGCAGCTAAACTCGCTGTGGCGTCGGTAATCATCGTCTCCATGGCGGCGAATAAGGTCCACTTCTAACAAGTGTTCTTCTCACAAAGGGATGATGATGAGGGAAGGCAGAGAAGCTATGCTAATTGCTCAAATAATCCAAGATTGACGTGTAATCTGGCTGGAACCGCGTGAAAGTGGAGCGAACTTTGAACAGCTAAATAGCAGACAAATTAATAATTGTCCTGACTCCGGCGAACAGAAACGGAAAGCGGAAAATTCATTATGTTTGATTACGGCCTACGTCAGCCGGGTGGAGTTGACTATAAGATTAAAAGTATGTTAatagtataaaatatttatcatatcagttatgttgtttgttttcacaatagccttttgacttttggggtctatgcaaaaaaaaaaatcgcaaaattacattacagtcagtagatcctttttttttttaattcaatttagcTTTGCTAAAAGAACATACAATCCATTCAGGAATACTAAATTCAAGCTGAAATGTATCGTTGTGTCTGAAATCGCCCCATTGAAATTGTTTCTGGACAtgaaaatacagtttgctgatatgcacaatataaatttaagaaagaagatggaaataaaaactgttgattATCAGGAACttctccgcaaaaaaaaaagaagttatttcaAGAATTGTAAAGGGGCAAGTACTTGTATTTCAAGGAGGCAGtgttttaattttcatggcCAAATGAATTCACTTTTTGGGAGCGTCAACGTGGACAAATTATTATTgcaattctttttatttttagccaCCAATACAATTCCCACTGATGAGCATGTGTGTCGATCAGAGCAGGACCTATGAGACCGTATTAAGCatcctttataaaaaaaaaataataataataattccaggATGCTTTGGTTTTTGGTTAGAAAGGAGTCGGACCaatttgggcaaattccaggGCTGAtgctttgacatttttgtccaaataaAGTCTGATCGATAGCAAGAACATATTGATTTTTATGTGCTATGTAATGTGAGCCAATCATCACTTCAAAGTTTGATCATTTCAAAAACTTCCCATTTAAAATGAGTGTGCAAGAGCCTATTTATTATTTCTTGTTAACTGAcaatccgaaaaaaaaaaatcatgcttttcagattaaaagaaaaaacgtttttgaCAATGTGATTTATGAATTAACAGCAACTGCAATTACTTTGCAGTCAATGAGAGTTGCTCCTTCTGTCGTAGGTACGATCCAGAAAGGGACCAGTGGCAGCTGGTGGCGCCCATGTTGACGCGGCGCATCGGGGTGGGCGTGGCCGTCATCAACAGGCTCCTGTACGCCGTGGGCGGCTTTGACGGGACCAGCCGGCTCAGCTCGTGCGAGTGCTACAACCCGGAGCAGGACGAGTGGAAGACCATGGCCTCCATGAACACCATGCGCTCCGGAGCGGGTGAGTAGCAAGCGCAACATTGGGAAAAAGACTTGAATTGAGCCGCGTGTACCTTCGTCAGGCGTTTGCGCGCTGGGCAATCACATCTTCGTGATGGGCGGGTACGACGGCACAAACCAGCTGAACACGGTGGAGCGCTACAACGTGGAAACGGACACGTGGAGCTGTGCTGCCTCTATGAGGCACCGACGCAGTGCTCTGGGAGTCACTGCTTTACACGGACGCATTTACGTTTTGGGTGAGGAGCCGCGCACGCGCAAAACCGTCGCCCTCGTGCCGCACCACGGCATATTCTTAACGCCGCTTCCGTGTCGACAGGCGGCTACGACGGCAGCACCTTCCTCGACAGCGTGGAGTGCTACGACCCCGAGAAGGACACTTGGTCGGAGGTCACGCACATGACGTCGGGGCGCAGCGGCGTGGGCGTGGCCGTCACCATGGAGCCCTGCCAGAAAGATCTGCCTCAGAGTCCCACGGCCGAACGGCAGCGCGACGAAGCTTCGCAACACAATCGGCAACACAGCACACTGtaaacaacccccccacccccgcccgaCCCCCTTTCACTTTGAATCTGGAGCTAACACCAAATCAGTATTATAACTTGAAAGGTCAGCGGCAGTATAATCAATGGCGACCTTCTTTGGATCCTGACGTGTGTTATGCCAAACCCAGCCAGACCTCAGTCCGTCTCTGTGCTCACTTTTGAGATCCTCGAGTAAAAGCTCGTCTCCCAGATTGGACTGAAAAGGGCTGCACGCGTGCACTGGTCCGCCAGGGGATCTTTATTTCTAGCTAAAAGGGGGTGTATTAAAAAGGTAAAGTGTCATTTTAGGGGGGAAATATTGTTTATATCATCTCATTCAAAGTCACCTTGTTTGTGTCTTTGGCGCTGTTCAAGTAGAAGCAGCAAATACGAACGCAATTAATTTGGTCATCAGCACTAACATCAACATGGAATAAATGTAAGGTTAAAACGTAATCAAATGTAAGTTATCTGTCATAAATGTAGCCTTGGAATTGAGGCAGAGCATCTAAATCGGGAGGGGGGAACCTTTTTCCTATTGGGGGCCATTTCACTTTTTTGCAAGTCctcagtttagtttagtttcaaCATTTAACTGGACAAATATTATTACAAGAATGTGGgggttaaattttttggggctttatcttattattattattatttttggactGATCCTCATAGGTCTTGTTGTGGCCCAAGcacagtaatatatatatatatatatatatatatattacaggcGTAGGATTatctttttctgtatttagtccCTGGTTAAACTTCAACTTTAATTTCATATTAAtggaaaaatgcacacacaaaaaacaaataaattggaagatttttttgtaaacctatttttttcctttgaaatATTTGAATTTCTCATCATGAcatgtttttctaaaaaaaaaaaatacacatttctaTGGCATTAAGGTGTTCACATGACAGTTACCGGAATGTTTAACTGCCAGTTAGCATCATTAGTGGGCcctggaaagaaagaaaaacctgTTCTACAAGATTTCTAATTGTGTTACATTtagtgcacacaaaaaacatttgcatcattCCACATCGTGTATTCAACGTGAGTACGTGCAATAAACAGCAAAGTGCTCTAAGGTCTAATTTTGGTACAAGATGAGCCCCACCATGTTAAAGCAGGTAAAACCTGGTCTTTGATGTAAGTGCCAAGACAAGAATTGTGAATTcaagaaaacatttaatacTGTAGCTTTTCAAACATCTTACTTGATTGTTTGATTTgtctttgatttaaaaacacaaatttctCACTGGAAActagtttttcttcttcttccgccagacctcaaaaacaaaagtgaccaTGTTTGTCCAAAGCGTTCCAACAATTGAACACTAaggacaaatacaaaaaaaaaatctgtttgtaaCAGCCGTTTAAGCTACAAATGTTTCTACATGATGTTTTGTACATTGATATTCAAATAATTCTTGTACAGAATTGAAGCGctcagctttttatttattagttaattTGCTTTTCATGTTCCTCTGAACTGACAACACTTTTGTATTGAAACGGGCTGctcttgtgttttttgttttttttgttttgagcaaCAAGCATGTGTTGTAGTTGAGTCCAAATGCCTGTTAATGGGGAAAGTGTTTGTAAAGAATTCAGTTCACTTTGAAAGGGATTTTATTGTTCATCTATAGCTGGGTTGGAAATTTAAAATCTGCTTTGTACATTTTTCCAACAGAAACCTGTACAATAATTGTATAGTAAAATATGTTTGTTGTATTGTGTGGTGCCATGTTGTCATGCGGAAATTGAATTTGTCATTGCACGTCACGACTCACAAGTACAGCAGTGAAATTAATTTTAAGAGTTTTGACCCatccaagaaaaagaaaaaaaagacaccaacaGAGGAAGACagactgtactgtatttgttttgtaccAGCATTACATGCACTCATAAGACCATTGGTTGTGTATACTGCAACATCCAAAAGCAATCATAATATTTTCCACCTATTTTATAAGAGGTGCTCAGTTGAAAAGAATGCTGAAAAAGCACAGAAACGTCTTACAGTTGGACTAACGGACAGTACAATACTTCCTATGGCCTAAAAAGGAACTACTGTACCTGAAAAGCTAGTTTAACCTTTCTCTAAACCCgccttattttgaagtttggtTCCGGATATGTTACCTaaaacgcttttattttgaagtgtcaATTCGGATATGCGGAGTTGTCTTGCAAATTGACACCGGTGCGCTCCTCTTTTTGATCCATGAAGACTGCCTCTCGATACCTACCTGGCTGACACCACTGCAGGTCCTGTCGGCCGCACAAGGTAAATCCAATTTTATTGGATAAAGacgtttctttatttttaagattgtcTGTGATTGTTAAAAAcgaattggggggaaaaacaaatcTCAGTTTTAAATCTTTGGCAAAAAGTGAGTTTGTCAGGTTGAAAGACTTCCGAGGAGAGGTTGATTTCGCAATCTTTTTTGGGAGGGTGGGGGGTCTACTCGCATAACAAAAAATGGACTGCACCAAACGGTTGTTGGTTATTCTAACTCCTCTCAACATGTCAGGGATGATCATAACCTAATGTTGAAGGAATAGCACAAGTTGTCTAGAAATGTTGCGAGTTCGTGTGAAAGGCAAATGGTAAAAAATTGTAGCTGACACATTGTTGTCAAACTGGTCGAGCCACTAGGAATACACCTGACCTGATACTGACTCCTGGATTTGTGTGGTAGGCTACTACCTGAATTGGGCAAAACACATGAGCTCTCTGTCCCGTCTGTTCAACGGTAATAATATTAATCTGTCATTTACTGTGTACGGGTACTGTACCACagcaattaaaaacataaataaaatttaaaaaacatctcCGTTTATAAAGCAGCCATATTTATCAACAAGATTCTTAAAAAATTAGCGTACAACAGATTGTTTCGTGATGACGTTATTAATGAACTATATAAGATAAAGGATAAAAATCAATCTCCAATAGGAAATTTCCCGGGTTTATCAAAGGCATCTGACACagtggattattattatatatatatatatatatatatatatatatatatatatatatatatatattttttttttttttattacagaaatTCAAATTTGGGAGATGAGGTATGCCGGCTTTATTATGGTTCTCTAGCTAATTGGAGAACCGATTACAGTTTGTCACATTCAAAAGGAGTAAACTCTTCTAAAATGTGGTGTTCCTCAGGGATCAGTCTTGGGGCCATTCTACCATTCTATATATACattaatagtttgtcaaatGCATCTGATCAGTTATCAAAAATCTTGTTTGCAGAcgattctatttttatttacgtTAAACCacaaaaactaattgaaaaaaacgtataatgGTTCCAATCGATAAGCTTTCACTCAGTATTAAGACACTTCATCTCATTTTATTTGGTCAAAATACCAGAGGAAACCTGTAAATAAAACGGCATATTTATTATATGCCAATAACTAAAGCTAgatgaaaaaatgtcatgaaaaccTCAAATCTCACAtattccatctaaaattgcccCAAATATTGGaacaaatgcaaaatgtgtCACAGTAGGCCACATGACATTTCTCAACTCTTTtcttcccttcagtgtggaCCAGCAGCCAGGATGATCCCAGTGGGAGAATTCCGAAACATCGGCATCGAGCAGAACTCCAAGTACCGGGTGCTCAAACCGTGGTGGGACGTTTTCTCCGAGTACCTGTGCGTGGCCATGCTCATGATCGGAGTCTTTGGATGCACCCTGCAGGTGAGCCCAACTCGGACATGAAATCTGACTTCCACATCATAGGCGGTCTTTACATTAGCTAGGCTAACACGACAGAGTCAACAGTCGCAGAAGCAAAAACTGGTTTTGGATATTGACTCTTCCCCGTCAATGATCTTTCCATCCGTTGTCTCCAGCTCACCCAAGACAAGATCGCTTGCCTGCCGAGTCCCTTCACCAGTCCGACGCCAAGCGCCATCGACTGCAGCCACATCCGCCACCACGGCGAGAACCAGTCGTGGGAGAGCATGAATCTAAAACCGACCAATCCCGTCATCCGGAAGGTGCTTGGCCGCAAGAACGATCTGGACATCCACCAGTACGTCTTCATCAACCACTACTGCTACGAGCGCTTCGTGCACTGGTACGCCAAGTACTTCCCGTACCTGGTGGTGATCCACACCATGATTTTCATGGTAACCAGCAGTTTTTGGTTCAAGTTCCCCGGGACCTCGTCCAAACTGGACCTGTTTGTCACCATCCTGGGGAAATGCTTTGACTCCCCCTGGACCACCAGGGCCTTGAGTGAGGTTTCTGAGGAGCGGGGCGAGGAGAAGTTGGTCAGCTGGAGGAGGAACACCGTATCCAAAGATCCTATGGAGAAACGagccgaggaggaggagaccgTCCTGCTTCAGCGCTCCGTCTCCTGTAAATCCAATCCGGATAAGAAGACCCAAGATTCTCAGTCGGCTCCGTCCGTGTTGGATAAAAAGGAAGGCGAGCAGGCCAAGGCTCTGTTCGAGAAGGTGAAAAAGTTCCGAACTCACGTGGAAGAGGCGGACATCTTGTATATTATGTACGTGCTGCAAACCTCCCTCAAGGTCTTTAAGTTTCTTCTAATCATCATCTACACCGCCGTGCTGTCTCCAAACATCGAAATCGTGGTGCGCTGCTTGGTTCCGCCCGAGCTGACCGGTTTTGACATCTATTGCTGCAACCACAACAAAGCTCACCTGTTCTCCAAACTGGCTTATTGCTACATCTGCTTTGTGGCCGTCTACGGCATTTTGTGCATCTACACGCTGTACTGGCAGTTCCACCGCCCGTTGAGGATTTACTCCTTCGAGCACGTCCGGCTGGAGACGGGCATCAACGACATCCCGGACGTGAAGAACGACTTCGCCTTCCTTCTCCACCTTGTAGACCAATACGACGACCTCTACGCTAAGCGATTCGCTTTCTTTCTGTCTGAGGTGAGCGAGAGCCGACTGCATCAGCTCAACCTCAACTACGAGTGGACCGGCAAAAAGCTGCGAGCCCGCCTGGCCAAGAACGCCAGCGACCGGCAGGAGTTGCATCTGGTTCTGTTGCCGGGACTTCCCGACACGGTCTACGAGTTGGCCGAGATCGAGTCGCTGAAACTGGAGCAGGTGAAAAATGTCTCCATCTCGCCCAAGGTGGCGAAGCTGGAGAGTCTTCGGGATTTGTCGCTGATCTACTGCCAGGCCAAAGTCCAGCTGCCCGCCTTGAACCACCTCAAAGAGCAACTGAAGTTCCTGCGCCTGTGCTTCGAAAGTCTGGACGAGGTTCCTGAGTGGATGTACCACCTGCAGCGACTCGAAGAGCTGCATCTGAACGGCCCGTTGAGCAACGAAGTAGCCCGGAGCGCCACCCTGGACTCCCTCCGAGAGCTGGCGGCCCTGAGGGTCCTCACCCTGCGCTGCAACCTGACCAAGATCCCGGCCAACATCGGCGACGTGGCGCAGCAGCTGCAGCGTTTGTGCATCCACAACGAGGGCACCAAGATGCAAGCCTACAGCAGCCTGAAGAAGCTGAGCAACCTGGTGTCGCTGGAGCTGGTGGGCTGCGAGCTGGAGCGGATCCCCAGCGCCGTCTTCAGTCTGAGTAATCTACAGGAATTGGACCTGAGGGAAAACAAGCTGACCACCGTGGAAGAGATCCTGAGCCTGCAGCACTGCCAGCGGCTGGTGACGCTGCGCCTGTGGCACAACAAAATCACGTACATCCCCGATCACATCAGCAAACTGCACACCTTGGAGACTCTGGACGTCAGCTGGAATAAGCTCCGCAAGTTGAGCCCGCGATTGTTCTACTGCACCAAGCTGAGGCACTTGGACGTCTCGCACAACCAGCTGACCGCCATCCCGCCCGAGGTGGGCATCCTGCAGGGTCTGCAGTTCTTATCGGCGGCTTTTAACTCGTTAGAGACCCTGCCGGACGAGCTGTTCTCCTGTAAAAGGCTCAAGACTTTGATCCTGGCAAACAACTGCTTGTTCTACCTTAGCTCCAGGGTGGCCAACTTGGGCCAATTAATCCGACTGGAGATCAAAGGGAACCGCCTGGACGCGCTACCTGCGGAGGTCGCCGACTGCCCCCTGCTGACATCCAGCGGGCTCGTCGCCGAGGAGAACCTGCTGGAGTTGTTGCCGACGCATGTGCGCGCAAGGTTGACTAGTAGCTGAGTTGATCCAAAGGAACTGCTTCACTCATTTGAGATGGATTTACAAGTACAAATTCAAATGGCAAATTATGGCCCAGATGCATTTAGCGtttatccacctcagggggggcggccattttgccacttgctgttgactgaaaatgacat of the Vanacampus margaritifer isolate UIUO_Vmar chromosome 7, RoL_Vmar_1.0, whole genome shotgun sequence genome contains:
- the keap1b gene encoding kelch-like ECH-associated protein 1B gives rise to the protein MSEYLTECKALVTPSTHNGHRVFSYTLESHTAAAFAIMNELRLGRQLCDVTLRVRYRDLEAVDFVAHKVVLASSSPVFRAMFTNGLKECGMELVPIEGIHPKVMNRLIEFAYTASISVGEKCVIHIMNGAVMYQIDSVVKACCDFLVQQLDPSNAIGIASFAEQIGCTELHQKAREYIYMNFSQVATQEEFFNLSHCQLVTLISRDELNVRCESEVFRACEAWVRYDRENRRPYVQALLHAVRCHSLTPNFLQAQLQSLDWAPQCKDYLAQIFQDLTLHKPTKVNSCRTPKVPQLIYTAGGYFQQSLSYLEAYNPGTGSWIRLADLQVPRSGLAACVISGLFYAVGGRNNAPDGNMDSNSLDCYNPMNNCWLPCAPMSVSRNRIGVGVIDCMIYAVGGSHGCIHHNSVERYDPERDQWQLVAPMLTRRIGVGVAVINRLLYAVGGFDGTSRLSSCECYNPEQDEWKTMASMNTMRSGAGVCALGNHIFVMGGYDGTNQLNTVERYNVETDTWSCAASMRHRRSALGVTALHGRIYVLGGYDGSTFLDSVECYDPEKDTWSEVTHMTSGRSGVGVAVTMEPCQKDLPQSPTAERQRDEASQHNRQHSTL
- the LOC144054863 gene encoding volume-regulated anion channel subunit LRRC8C, translated to MIPVGEFRNIGIEQNSKYRVLKPWWDVFSEYLCVAMLMIGVFGCTLQLTQDKIACLPSPFTSPTPSAIDCSHIRHHGENQSWESMNLKPTNPVIRKVLGRKNDLDIHQYVFINHYCYERFVHWYAKYFPYLVVIHTMIFMVTSSFWFKFPGTSSKLDLFVTILGKCFDSPWTTRALSEVSEERGEEKLVSWRRNTVSKDPMEKRAEEEETVLLQRSVSCKSNPDKKTQDSQSAPSVLDKKEGEQAKALFEKVKKFRTHVEEADILYIMYVLQTSLKVFKFLLIIIYTAVLSPNIEIVVRCLVPPELTGFDIYCCNHNKAHLFSKLAYCYICFVAVYGILCIYTLYWQFHRPLRIYSFEHVRLETGINDIPDVKNDFAFLLHLVDQYDDLYAKRFAFFLSEVSESRLHQLNLNYEWTGKKLRARLAKNASDRQELHLVLLPGLPDTVYELAEIESLKLEQVKNVSISPKVAKLESLRDLSLIYCQAKVQLPALNHLKEQLKFLRLCFESLDEVPEWMYHLQRLEELHLNGPLSNEVARSATLDSLRELAALRVLTLRCNLTKIPANIGDVAQQLQRLCIHNEGTKMQAYSSLKKLSNLVSLELVGCELERIPSAVFSLSNLQELDLRENKLTTVEEILSLQHCQRLVTLRLWHNKITYIPDHISKLHTLETLDVSWNKLRKLSPRLFYCTKLRHLDVSHNQLTAIPPEVGILQGLQFLSAAFNSLETLPDELFSCKRLKTLILANNCLFYLSSRVANLGQLIRLEIKGNRLDALPAEVADCPLLTSSGLVAEENLLELLPTHVRARLTSS